A genomic segment from Nicotiana tabacum cultivar K326 chromosome 9, ASM71507v2, whole genome shotgun sequence encodes:
- the LOC107766488 gene encoding putative aldehyde oxidase Art an 7 translates to MAIYIKAFVLLPLLFVSSYARHKPIDLGFDNDDDSSVGIFDPSPKGLKEFLKHLDGKKKNKKKSKKHDLIFPEFPFPEEEQEKEEAPLDPAVNAKPDFETANLGGWMVHSPNVGVAAMHIQLMPNNKAVWFDTTNLGPSAIQHNPPFCKPVPDRPGETDCFAHAVQYDIESGQVRTLKIMSDPWCSSGGLSSNGDLISTGGFKEGIRSIRIMNPCDNCEFQENANGLAAMRWYATQHMLENGSFILVGGRGAHNYEIIPPGKLQFQVQQFGLNFLAETEDEKENNLYPFVNLLPDGSVYIFANDRSIIIDPYSGKTIRELPKLAGGSRNYPASGMSALLPINLNTPKPEDAEVEVIVCGGNTHDAFKYSENPPRQFFPALKDCGRILLSNKAGAQWDIEEMPSARVMGDMLLLPTGDVLIINGAKTGTSAWDAAEEPNLVPLIYSPTKPKGHRFKELAPTQIARMYHSVSAVLPDGKILVAGSNTHALYDYQAKYPTELRVEKFSPPYLAPELDQHRPQILENGANKEMRYGQDFSLNIKLDQVVDKTDIKVTMYAPPFTTHGYSQGQRLLLLQLKSATNQQVTVVAPPSGKLSPPGYYLLFVVHRGVPSRGMWVRIDQ, encoded by the exons ATGGCTATCTACATCAAAGCCTTTGTTCTTCTTCCTCTACTTTTTGTTTCATCCTACGCTAGACACAAACCTATTGACCTAGGCTTTGACAATGATGACGACTCTTCCGTTGGCATATTTGATCCTTCCCCAAAAGGACTTAAGGAATTCTTGAAACACCTCGACggcaagaagaagaacaagaagaaaagcaagaaacaTGACCTTATATTTCCCGAATTTCCTTTTCCCGAAGAGGAGCAAGAAAAGGAAGAAGCACCACTAGACCCGGCCGTCAATGCGAAGCCGGATTTCGAGACGGCAAATCTTGGTGGTTGGATGGTGCATTCACCAAATGTTGGTGTTGCAGCCATGCATATACAATTGATGCCAAACAACAAGGCTGTTTGGTTTGATACCACAAATCTTGGACCATCAGCAATTCAACACAACCCTCCATTTTGCAAGCCTGTCCCAGATAGGCCTGGTGAGACAGATTGCTTTGCTCATGCCGTTCAATATGACATTGAGAGTGGTCAAGTTAGGACATTGAAG ATAATGAGTGATCCATGGTGCTCATCGGGAGGTTTGTCATCTAACGGCGACCTAATAAGCACGGGAGGTTTTAAAGAAGGAATCCGAAGTATCAGAATCATGAATCCATGTGATAACTGCGAGTTCCAGGAAAATGCCAACGGGCTTGCTGCTATGAGATG GTACGCTACTCAACACATGCTTGAGAACGGTAGCTTCATTCTTGTTGGAGGTCGTGGTGCACACAACTACGAAATCATTCCACCAGGAAAATTGCAATTCCAGGTGCAACAATTCGGGTTAAATTTCCTTGCTGAGACCGAAGACGAGAAAGAGAACAATCTCTACCCATTCGTCAATCTTCTCCCTGATGGGAGCGTATATATTTTTGCCAATGATAGATCAATAATCATCGACCCTTATAGTGGAAAAACAATCCGCGAACTTCCTAAACTTGCTGGAGGCTCGAGAAACTATCCGGCATCAGGAATGTCCGCACTTTTGCCAATCAATCTCAATACTCCTAAGCCTGAGGATGCTGAAGTTGAAGTCATTGTTTGTGGTGGAAATACTCATGATGCCTTCAAGTACTCGGAGAATCCGCCAAGACAATTCTTCCCTGCATTGAAAGATTGTGGAAGGATATTATTATCAAACAAAGCAGGAGCTCAATGGGATATTGAAGAAATGCCCTCAGCAAGAGTAATGGGAGACATGTTGCTTCTTCCAACTGGAGATGTATTGATCATTAATGGAGCTAAAACAGGTACTTCTGCATGGGATGCTGCTGAGGAACCTAATCTTGTCCCACTTATTTACAGCCCAACCAAGCCAAAAGGACACAGGTTTAAGGAATTGGCCCCTACACAGATTGCAAGAATGTACCATTCTGTTTCTGCTGTTTTGCCAGATGGTAAGATTTTGGTGGCAGGCAGCAATACACATGCTTTGTATGATTATCAGGCTAAGTACCCAACTGAATTGAGAGTGGAGAAATTCTCACCTCCTTACTTGGCACCTGAGTTGGATCAGCATAGGCCCCAAATTCTTGAGAATGGAGCCAACAAGGAAATGAGATATGGCCAGGACTTCAGTCTCAATATCAAGTTGGATCAAGTTGTAGATAAAACTGACATTAAGGTAACCATGTATGCACCACCTTTCACCACCCATGGCTACTCTCAGGGACAGAGATTGCTCCTTTTGCAGCTTAAATCTGCAACAAACCAACAGGTCACTGTAGTCGCACCACCCTCTGGCAAGCTATCTCCTCCAGGCTACTACTTACTCTTTGTGGTTCACCGCGGCGTGCCTAGCCGTGGAATGTGGGTGCGTATTGACCAATAG